A window from Drosophila yakuba strain Tai18E2 chromosome 3L, Prin_Dyak_Tai18E2_2.1, whole genome shotgun sequence encodes these proteins:
- the LOC6533595 gene encoding cytosol aminopeptidase: MNKLRNVLKSVAQRRLPFNVIQIRTACGGESKVSKGLVVGVYQKENDNDPKLTPAGEKVNDRLHGKLQELICETKITGHLGKGKVFNNIDPEFRSMAVVGVGLEGIGFNELEMLDEGMENVRVAAGIGARSLQSIGCSEVFVDGMDYAEQAAEGAVLAIWRYCDMNSKRKPPHIPKLELYESPDYEAWTRGVFKAEAQNLARRMSDTPACCMTPTLFAQATVDALCPCGITVEIRTMEWIEQQRLHSFLMIAKGSCEPPVLMEITYCGTNPEDKPILFLGKGITFNSGAMNLRQCRGMEEYRACMSGAAACVAMMRCVAALSLPINICCIIPLCENMPSGMACKPGDVVTLMNHKSMAVRDLDKAGVVVLADPLLYGQSTYKPRLVVDVATLGTGVKKAFGGGATGIFSNSHYIWKQFQSAGALTGDRVWRLPLWNYYRKQITDEMGYDLSNNGRGLASSCLAAAVLHEMVPCVDWAHLDTRGTGLLTKYGLIPYLTAKYMTGRPTRTLVQFLYQMACPANQK, encoded by the coding sequence ATGAATAAACTGCGAAATGTTCTGAAGTCAGTGGCCCAGCGTCGTTTGCCGTTCAATGTCATCCAAATACGAACTGCCTGCGGTGGTGAATCCAAGGTATCCAAGGGTCTTGTGGTTGGAGTTTATCAGAAGGAGAACGATAATGATCCCAAACTGACGCCAGCTGGCGAAAAGGTCAACGATCGGCTGCACGGCAAGTTGCAAGAGTTGATTTGCGAGACGAAAATCACGGGTCATTTGGGCAAAGGCAAGGTGTTCAACAACATAGATCCCGAGTTTCGCAGTATGGCAGTGGTTGGTGTCGGCCTCGAGGGCATCGGCTTCAACGAACTGGAAATGCTCGATGAGGGCATGGAGAATGTACGTGTGGCTGCTGGAATTGGTGCTCGATCGCTGCAGAGCATTGGCTGCTCCGAGGTCTTTGTCGATGGCATGGACTATGCCGAACAGGCGGCCGAGGGCGCCGTTCTGGCCATTTGGAGGTATTGTGACATGAACTCCAAGAGGAAGCCACCGCACATACCCAAACTGGAGCTGTACGAATCTCCGGACTATGAAGCTTGGACCCGGGGTGTCTTCAAGGCGGAGGCACAGAACTTGGCTCGCAGAATGAGCGATACACCTGCCTGTTGCATGACACCAACGCTTTTCGCCCAGGCCACCGTCGATGCACTGTGTCCATGCGGCATCACCGTGGAGATCCGCACGATGGAGTGGATTGAGCAGCAGCGTCTGCATTCGTTCCTTATGATTGCCAAGGGCAGCTGTGAGCCACCCGTGCTGATGGAGATCACCTATTGCGGCACAAATCCCGAGGACAAGCCCATTTTGTTCCTGGGCAAGGGCATTACCTTCAACTCGGGCGCCATGAATCTGAGGCAATGCAGGGGAATGGAGGAGTACAGGGCTTGCATGTCGGGAGCCGCCGCCTGTGTGGCCATGATGCGATGCGTTGCTGCCTTATCCTTGCCCATCAATATCTGCTGCATCATACCGCTGTGCGAGAATATGCCATCGGGCATGGCCTGCAAGCCCGGCGATGTGGTCACCCTAATGAATCACAAATCAATGGCTGTGCGAGATCTGGACAAGGCCGGCGTGGTCGTACTGGCAGATCCCTTGCTCTACGGACAGAGCACGTACAAGCCACGTCTGGTGGTCGATGTGGCCACCTTGGGTACGGGCGTGAAGAAGGCTTTCGGCGGCGGAGCCACTGGTATATTCTCCAATTCCCATTACATCTGGAAGCAGTTCCAGTCCGCAGGAGCTCTGACTGGCGATCGAGTTTGGCGTTTGCCATTGTGGAACTATTACAGGAAACAAATCACCGATGAAATGGGCTATGATTTAAGCAATAATGGTCGTGGATTGGCGAGTTCCTGTCTGGCGGCCGCGGTACTCCACGAAATGGTACCCTGTGTGGATTGGGCTCATCTGGACACCCGGGGCACTGGATTGCTGACAAAGTATGGACTGATACCCTATCTCACCGCCAAGTACATGACGGGCAGGCCAACTCGCACTCTGGTGCAGTTCCTCTACCAAATGGCCTGTCCCGCCAACCAAAAGTGA